The following coding sequences lie in one Corynebacterium humireducens NBRC 106098 = DSM 45392 genomic window:
- the treS gene encoding maltose alpha-D-glucosyltransferase, producing MGPLGVGAEPEKSPVRPRTDAEGYLVEPESEQFETPTPAPGDAPWERPEPEWYKEAVFYEVLVRAFYDPEGTGSGSLRGLTEKLDYLQWLGVDCLWLPPFYDSPLRDGGYDIRNFREVLPEFGTVDDFVELMDEAHKRGIRVITDLVMNHTSDSHAWFQESRRDPEGPYGDFYVWSDDPSEYSEARIIFIDTEDSNWTWDPVRKQYFWHRFFSHQPDLNYDHPPVRAAMLDVMRFWLDLGLDGFRLDAVPYLYEREGTNCENLPETHEFLKQVRGVIDDEYPGRVLLAEANQLPDDVVAYFGEPELGDECHMAFHFPVMPRIFMGVHKQSRTPISEILADTPPIPETAQWGIFLRNHDELTLEMVTEEERAYMYKHFAREPRMRANVGIRRRLAPLLGGDRNKLELVHGLLLSLPGSPVLYYGDEIGMGDNIWLYDRDGVRTPMQWSNDRNGGFSKAEPERLYLPAIQNDQYGYQTVNVENSMKRDNSLLHWVRSQIKVRQQYKAFGRGSYREVPSENEAVLTFLREHRGETILCVNNLSDRPQAVSLDLSEFSGVTPRELSGGESFPPIRHYPWVVTLAPHAYFWFDLSGE from the coding sequence ATGGGTCCGCTGGGGGTCGGCGCCGAACCGGAGAAGTCCCCGGTCCGCCCCCGTACCGACGCCGAGGGCTACCTGGTCGAACCGGAGTCCGAGCAGTTCGAGACCCCGACCCCGGCGCCCGGTGACGCCCCCTGGGAGCGCCCCGAGCCGGAGTGGTACAAGGAGGCCGTGTTCTACGAGGTCCTGGTGCGCGCCTTCTACGACCCGGAGGGCACCGGCTCCGGCAGCCTGCGGGGCCTGACGGAGAAACTCGACTACCTGCAGTGGCTGGGCGTCGACTGCCTGTGGCTGCCGCCCTTCTACGACTCCCCGCTGCGCGACGGCGGCTACGACATCCGCAACTTCCGTGAGGTGCTGCCGGAGTTCGGCACGGTCGACGACTTCGTCGAGCTCATGGATGAGGCCCACAAGCGCGGCATCCGCGTCATCACCGACCTGGTGATGAACCACACCTCCGACTCCCACGCCTGGTTCCAGGAGTCCCGCCGCGACCCGGAGGGCCCCTACGGTGACTTCTACGTGTGGAGCGACGACCCCTCCGAGTACTCGGAGGCGCGCATCATCTTCATCGACACCGAGGACTCCAACTGGACGTGGGACCCGGTGCGCAAGCAGTACTTCTGGCACCGTTTCTTCTCCCACCAGCCGGACCTCAACTACGACCACCCGCCGGTGCGTGCCGCGATGCTCGACGTCATGCGTTTCTGGCTGGACCTGGGTCTGGACGGTTTCCGCCTCGACGCGGTCCCCTACCTCTACGAGCGGGAGGGCACGAACTGCGAGAACCTGCCGGAGACCCACGAGTTCCTCAAGCAGGTCCGCGGCGTCATCGACGACGAGTACCCCGGCCGTGTCCTGCTGGCGGAGGCGAACCAGCTGCCCGACGACGTGGTCGCGTACTTCGGTGAGCCGGAACTCGGCGACGAGTGCCACATGGCCTTCCACTTCCCGGTCATGCCGCGCATCTTCATGGGCGTGCACAAGCAGTCGCGCACCCCGATCTCGGAGATCCTGGCGGACACCCCGCCGATCCCGGAGACCGCACAGTGGGGCATCTTCCTGCGCAACCACGACGAGCTGACCCTCGAGATGGTCACCGAGGAGGAGCGCGCCTACATGTACAAGCACTTCGCGCGTGAGCCGCGGATGCGCGCCAACGTGGGCATCCGCCGCCGCCTTGCCCCGCTGCTCGGCGGTGACCGCAACAAGCTGGAGCTGGTCCACGGTCTGCTGCTGTCGCTGCCGGGTTCGCCGGTGCTGTACTACGGCGACGAGATCGGCATGGGCGACAACATCTGGCTCTACGACCGCGACGGCGTGCGCACCCCGATGCAGTGGTCCAACGACCGGAACGGCGGTTTCTCGAAGGCGGAGCCCGAGCGGCTGTACCTGCCGGCGATCCAGAACGACCAGTACGGCTACCAGACGGTCAACGTCGAGAACTCCATGAAGCGCGACAACTCGCTGCTCCACTGGGTGCGCAGCCAGATCAAGGTGCGTCAGCAGTACAAGGCCTTCGGCCGGGGCAGCTACCGCGAGGTGCCCTCCGAGAACGAGGCGGTGCTCACCTTCCTGCGCGAGCACCGGGGGGAGACGATCCTGTGCGTCAACAACCTCTCGGACCGTCCGCAGGCGGTGTCGCTCGACCTGTCCGAGTTCTCCGGCGTCACGCCGCGTGAGCTCTCCGGCGGTGAGTCCTTCCCGCCGATCCGCCACTACCCGTGGGTGGTCACCCTCGCCCCCCACGCGTACTTCTGGTTCGACCTCTCCGGGGAGTGA
- a CDS encoding phosphotransferase, which translates to MDLARMLLDARFYGAKSEPVEDVEIVSETPAGDARLLILRVNGRYLYQVLVDATGQDVLATSPELYLRAHDLPQGAARAVDGEQSNTSLIVDGQMVKVFRRLEAGLNPDVELLSRISDCPHIAPVRGWVTETIDGEEHTLAMVQDFVPDADDGWRYALGFATHDASFGAEASLLGEATRAVHEALAGAFEVGVEKPALTRSLEDLVARAPVLREFAAAARDVYDALDEEVPVQRVHGDLHLGQVLRTPDTYVLIDFEGEPARPLAERRRPDSPLRDVAGILRSLDYAAHVAGASPEWAQAAGDAFLEGYGIGRSPLLDAYVLDKALYEVVYESDNRPDWVHIPLAAVRRILGG; encoded by the coding sequence ATGGATCTGGCACGCATGCTTCTCGACGCCCGCTTCTACGGCGCCAAGTCCGAGCCCGTCGAGGACGTCGAGATCGTCTCCGAGACCCCGGCCGGCGACGCCCGTCTGCTCATCCTCCGCGTCAACGGGAGGTACCTGTACCAGGTGCTTGTCGACGCCACCGGTCAGGACGTCCTCGCCACCTCCCCCGAGCTGTACCTGCGGGCGCACGACCTGCCGCAGGGTGCGGCCCGGGCGGTCGACGGTGAGCAGTCCAACACCTCGCTCATCGTCGACGGGCAGATGGTCAAGGTCTTCCGTCGGCTGGAGGCCGGGCTCAACCCGGACGTGGAGCTGCTCTCCCGCATCAGCGACTGCCCACACATCGCCCCGGTCCGCGGCTGGGTCACCGAGACCATCGACGGGGAGGAGCACACCCTGGCGATGGTGCAGGACTTCGTGCCCGACGCCGACGACGGCTGGCGCTACGCCCTCGGCTTCGCCACCCACGACGCCTCCTTCGGGGCAGAGGCCTCCCTGCTGGGCGAGGCGACCCGCGCCGTCCATGAGGCGTTGGCGGGGGCCTTCGAGGTGGGCGTCGAGAAGCCTGCGTTGACGCGTTCCCTCGAGGACCTCGTCGCCCGTGCCCCGGTGCTCCGGGAGTTCGCGGCGGCCGCGCGCGACGTCTACGACGCCCTCGACGAGGAGGTGCCGGTGCAGCGTGTGCACGGTGACCTGCACCTGGGGCAGGTCCTGCGCACCCCGGACACGTACGTGCTCATCGACTTCGAGGGCGAGCCCGCCCGCCCGCTCGCCGAGCGCCGCCGCCCTGACTCGCCGCTGCGTGACGTCGCGGGCATCCTGCGGTCGCTGGACTACGCCGCGCACGTCGCCGGGGCGTCCCCGGAGTGGGCGCAGGCCGCGGGGGACGCCTTCCTCGAGGGCTACGGGATCGGACGGTCCCCGCTGCTCGACGCCTACGTGCTGGACAAGGCCCTCTACGAGGTGGTCTACGAGTCGGACAACCGCCCGGACTGGGTGCACATCCCGCTGGCGGCGGTGAGGCGTATCCTCGGTGGGTGA
- a CDS encoding LLM class flavin-dependent oxidoreductase, with the protein MRIPLSLIDFCHIYPGETARHSMRRSVDMAQRAERLGFRRIWYAEHHNMPYIASSAPAVLIAHVGAHTETIRLGAGGVMLPNHSPYVIAEQFGTLAELYPDRIDLGLGRAPGTDMNTLGRALRRSPNAADHFPQDVMELEGYLAGRSRIPGVDAVPGVGTNVPLYILGSSLYGATLAAQLGLPYSFASHFAPTHLEHAVSTYRENFQPSEKLSEPYVIAAVNVVASDTEADAVRQLEGVRRQRVKAMAGRGRHLSEEQLDQIIESPQGRQIIDMLRYTAVGTGEQVRDYLDGFTRTAQADELMISLQGLSEAETTRGMEILAEAWEL; encoded by the coding sequence GTGCGTATCCCGCTCTCGCTGATCGATTTCTGCCACATCTACCCTGGTGAGACCGCCCGCCACTCCATGCGGCGTTCCGTGGACATGGCGCAGAGGGCGGAGCGGCTGGGGTTCCGGCGGATCTGGTACGCCGAGCACCACAACATGCCGTACATCGCGTCCTCGGCCCCGGCAGTGCTGATCGCCCACGTCGGCGCGCACACGGAGACGATCCGTCTCGGGGCCGGCGGCGTGATGCTGCCGAACCACTCCCCCTACGTCATCGCCGAGCAGTTCGGCACCCTCGCGGAGCTCTACCCCGACCGCATCGACCTGGGGCTCGGCCGCGCGCCGGGCACCGACATGAACACGCTCGGCCGGGCGCTGCGCCGCTCCCCCAACGCGGCGGACCACTTCCCGCAGGACGTCATGGAGCTGGAGGGCTATCTGGCCGGCCGTTCCCGGATCCCGGGGGTGGACGCCGTCCCGGGTGTCGGCACCAACGTGCCGCTGTACATCCTGGGGTCCTCCCTCTACGGCGCGACGCTGGCCGCGCAGCTCGGACTGCCCTACTCCTTCGCCTCCCACTTCGCGCCCACCCACCTGGAGCACGCGGTGTCGACGTACCGGGAGAACTTCCAGCCCTCGGAGAAGCTCTCCGAGCCCTACGTCATCGCGGCGGTCAACGTCGTCGCCTCCGACACCGAGGCCGACGCCGTCCGGCAGCTCGAGGGTGTGCGCCGCCAGCGGGTGAAGGCGATGGCCGGCCGGGGCCGTCACCTCAGCGAGGAGCAGCTCGACCAGATCATCGAGTCGCCGCAGGGGCGGCAGATCATCGACATGCTGCGCTACACCGCCGTCGGCACCGGCGAGCAGGTCCGTGACTACCTCGACGGTTTCACCCGCACCGCGCAGGCGGATGAGCTCATGATCTCCCTGCAGGGTCTCTCCGAGGCGGAGACGACCCGCGGCATGGAGATCCTCGCGGAGGCCTGGGAACTCTAG
- a CDS encoding AEC family transporter yields the protein MIQVLTGFGVVVAVIAVGWLFGRTQAEARRGLANLVYLVATPALLFDILLRTDPRDIFSANFLVIAGSAIIAGALGFLVFRLRGRSAPDSLIGMLASSYANAGNLGIPLAVYILDDAAVVIPVILFQVAFYAPFTLTTLDMLHRSRQSTLLRNVVVAFRNPMLLAAVVGLLIGFLRIPVPDLVREPVALLAGASVPVALMVFGMSLVDSRVVVNGDVLIAVALKNLVQPVVSGLLAHYVFGLTGPALFALVVLGALPTAQNVLTYALRFRTNEALARDTGVVSTLVSLPVLVVVTVLLG from the coding sequence GTGATACAGGTCCTCACCGGGTTCGGCGTGGTCGTGGCGGTCATCGCCGTCGGCTGGCTCTTCGGCCGTACCCAGGCGGAGGCCCGTCGGGGACTGGCCAACCTGGTCTACCTCGTGGCCACTCCGGCGCTGCTCTTCGACATCCTCCTGCGGACCGATCCCCGCGACATCTTCTCGGCGAATTTCCTGGTCATCGCCGGTTCCGCAATTATCGCCGGGGCGCTGGGTTTCCTGGTGTTCCGGCTGCGCGGCCGCTCCGCCCCCGACAGCCTCATCGGCATGCTCGCCTCCTCCTACGCGAACGCCGGCAACCTCGGCATCCCGCTGGCTGTCTACATACTTGACGACGCCGCCGTGGTCATCCCCGTCATCCTCTTCCAGGTGGCGTTCTACGCGCCGTTCACGCTCACCACGCTCGACATGCTCCACCGCTCACGGCAGTCGACGCTGCTGCGCAACGTGGTGGTCGCGTTCCGGAATCCCATGCTGCTGGCCGCGGTCGTGGGACTGCTCATCGGCTTCCTGCGCATCCCCGTGCCGGACCTCGTGCGCGAGCCGGTCGCCCTCCTCGCGGGGGCCTCGGTGCCGGTCGCGCTCATGGTGTTCGGCATGTCCCTGGTGGACAGCCGGGTGGTCGTCAACGGGGACGTGCTCATCGCGGTGGCGCTGAAGAACCTGGTCCAGCCGGTGGTCTCGGGGCTGCTCGCGCACTACGTCTTCGGCCTCACGGGGCCGGCGCTGTTCGCGCTCGTGGTCCTCGGGGCGCTGCCCACGGCGCAGAACGTGCTCACCTACGCGCTGCGCTTCCGCACCAACGAGGCACTGGCCCGGGACACCGGCGTGGTGTCCACGCTCGTGTCCCTGCCGGTACTGGTCGTGGTGACCGTGCTGCTTGGGTAA
- a CDS encoding GntR family transcriptional regulator, with product MPPQHYQKIAQHLREAINSGRLNTGDELPSEAELCEQFGSSRGPVRQAMMLLRTEGMISTGRGRRSTVLARSDNNDFDSTISISAWLRYFGYTPGQRTLFLARKPADETTAGHLRITPGDHIVTLRRLRLADDRPFAIERSYFPVPVGRHILDADTDTTSIMETLAANDIVVDNLSRCLNAVVADEEQAELLDVRPGEPLMRIRMSASDQYGQIIFFADNLFLAENLTMSLNTVRGTPSSARLTPLD from the coding sequence ATGCCACCACAGCATTACCAGAAGATCGCCCAGCATCTGCGTGAGGCGATCAACAGCGGTCGCCTCAACACCGGCGACGAACTTCCCTCGGAGGCCGAACTCTGTGAACAGTTCGGCTCCTCCCGTGGTCCCGTCCGCCAGGCCATGATGCTGCTGCGCACTGAGGGCATGATCTCCACGGGACGTGGTCGGCGCTCCACCGTTCTCGCGCGTTCCGACAACAACGACTTCGACTCCACCATCTCCATCAGCGCCTGGCTGCGCTACTTCGGGTACACCCCCGGCCAGCGCACCCTGTTCCTGGCCCGCAAGCCCGCCGACGAGACGACCGCCGGCCACCTGCGCATCACCCCGGGCGACCACATCGTCACGCTGCGCCGTCTCCGCCTGGCCGACGACCGGCCCTTCGCCATCGAGCGCTCCTACTTCCCCGTGCCTGTCGGCCGCCACATCCTCGACGCGGACACGGACACGACGTCGATCATGGAGACCCTCGCCGCCAACGACATCGTCGTGGACAACCTGTCGCGCTGCCTCAACGCGGTGGTCGCCGACGAGGAGCAGGCGGAGCTCCTGGACGTCAGGCCGGGTGAGCCGCTGATGCGCATCCGCATGTCGGCGTCGGACCAGTACGGGCAGATCATCTTCTTCGCGGACAACCTCTTCCTCGCCGAGAACCTCACCATGAGCCTCAACACGGTCCGCGGCACCCCCTCCTCCGCGCGCCTCACGCCGCTCGACTGA
- a CDS encoding ABC transporter substrate-binding protein has translation MNASRLLTALGAVLLLTACSAGSTATQVGRVAGQGTLVLGTTGVPASLDFTTTGGAAIPQALMSNVYEGLVRIDAAGDVVPHLATSWDVTEEATVYTFHLREGVTFSDGSPFNAESAKFSIEYVRESWTNGLKAQMDVVSGVEVLDEHTLRVTLSRPSHHWLWSMGTLTGAMMTPTGVDRLATTPVGTGPYLLGRFAVGESISFTRNPDYWGEPAKENAAIRYFADATSAVNALRSDDIDLVWAMQAPELLDTLPEEYNVEVGTTNGEVLISMNNRRAPFDDPDVRRAVLHAVDREAVNQVVWEGLATDTGAAPVPPTDPWFTGEDFAPYDPDRARELLDGRTPAITISLPSLPYAQNISELLYSQLRDVGFEVTLETVEFPAVWLAEVMTSKNYDMSIIAHVEARDIPALFGNPDYYLGYDNESVRADLLAADTAVTVEEQVDHMEEAVATIMSDAGALTVFNLPNIVVTSPGVTGVTPTVVTDALALAGMEKQ, from the coding sequence ATGAACGCCAGCCGGTTGCTGACCGCCCTGGGTGCGGTCCTCCTCCTGACAGCCTGCTCCGCCGGATCCACGGCCACGCAGGTCGGTCGCGTCGCCGGGCAGGGGACCCTGGTGCTCGGCACGACGGGGGTGCCCGCCTCCCTCGACTTCACCACCACCGGTGGCGCCGCCATCCCGCAGGCGCTCATGTCCAACGTCTACGAGGGGCTCGTGCGTATCGACGCCGCCGGGGACGTCGTCCCCCACCTCGCCACGTCCTGGGACGTGACGGAGGAGGCCACCGTCTACACCTTCCACCTGCGGGAGGGCGTGACCTTCTCCGACGGCTCCCCCTTCAACGCCGAGTCCGCGAAGTTCTCCATCGAGTACGTCCGGGAGTCCTGGACGAACGGGCTCAAGGCGCAGATGGACGTGGTCTCCGGGGTGGAGGTCCTCGACGAGCACACCCTGCGGGTCACGCTGTCGCGCCCCTCCCACCACTGGTTGTGGTCGATGGGCACGCTGACCGGCGCGATGATGACTCCGACGGGCGTCGACCGCCTGGCGACCACCCCGGTCGGCACCGGCCCCTACCTGCTGGGGCGTTTCGCCGTGGGTGAGTCCATCTCCTTCACCCGCAACCCGGACTACTGGGGCGAGCCGGCGAAGGAGAACGCCGCGATCCGCTACTTCGCGGACGCCACCTCCGCGGTCAACGCCCTGCGTTCCGACGACATCGACCTGGTGTGGGCGATGCAGGCCCCCGAGCTGCTCGACACGCTGCCGGAGGAGTACAACGTCGAGGTCGGCACCACCAACGGTGAGGTGCTCATCTCGATGAACAACCGGCGGGCCCCCTTCGACGACCCGGACGTGCGCCGCGCGGTCCTCCACGCCGTCGACCGCGAGGCCGTGAATCAGGTCGTGTGGGAGGGGCTGGCCACCGACACGGGTGCCGCGCCCGTCCCGCCGACCGACCCGTGGTTCACCGGCGAGGACTTCGCCCCCTACGACCCCGACCGCGCCCGAGAGCTTCTCGACGGCCGCACCCCCGCCATCACCATCTCCCTGCCGTCGCTGCCCTACGCGCAGAACATCTCGGAGCTGCTCTACTCGCAGCTGCGGGACGTGGGTTTCGAGGTCACGCTGGAGACCGTCGAGTTCCCGGCGGTGTGGCTCGCGGAGGTGATGACGTCGAAGAACTACGACATGTCGATCATCGCCCACGTCGAGGCCCGGGACATTCCGGCGTTGTTCGGCAACCCGGACTACTACCTCGGCTACGACAACGAGTCGGTGCGTGCTGACCTGCTGGCCGCGGACACCGCCGTCACCGTCGAGGAGCAGGTGGACCACATGGAGGAGGCCGTCGCGACGATCATGTCGGACGCCGGGGCCCTCACCGTGTTCAACCTGCCCAACATCGTCGTCACCTCGCCCGGCGTCACCGGGGTCACTCCGACCGTGGTCACCGACGCCCTGGCCCTGGCCGGAATGGAGAAGCAGTGA
- a CDS encoding ABC transporter permease codes for MIARVLLRFILSLLLASVVIFLLLRLIPGDPARVALGVTATDEAVAALSRQLGTDRPLLIQYVDWVRGLMTGNFGISLASRQDITPLIVDRAQVSLILCGLAMALSLVIALPLGMWAARRDDRVISALAQVGIAVPSFLTGILLVTVFAVHLGWVPANGWIPPGTDFPGFLQRIILPVIALTLVQAAILTRYVRSAVLDVLDREYIRTARSTGASVREALWRHGLRNASLPVLTVAGLQLTSLIVGAVVIERVFLIPGLGSMLLDSVARRDLTAVQTIVMLLVVFTLTVNLVVDVTYRLIDPRLRRSA; via the coding sequence GTGATAGCCCGCGTTCTGCTCAGATTCATCCTGTCCCTGCTGCTGGCGTCGGTGGTGATCTTCCTGCTGCTGCGTCTCATCCCCGGCGACCCGGCGCGCGTGGCCCTCGGGGTCACCGCCACCGACGAGGCCGTCGCGGCCCTGTCGCGGCAACTGGGCACCGACCGGCCGCTCCTCATCCAGTACGTCGACTGGGTCCGGGGGCTGATGACCGGCAACTTCGGCATCTCGCTGGCCTCGCGGCAGGACATCACCCCGCTCATCGTGGACCGCGCGCAGGTGTCCCTCATCCTCTGCGGGCTCGCCATGGCACTGTCCCTGGTGATCGCCCTGCCGCTGGGCATGTGGGCGGCGCGTCGCGACGACCGCGTCATCTCCGCCCTCGCCCAGGTCGGCATCGCGGTCCCGTCGTTCCTCACCGGTATCCTGCTGGTCACCGTCTTCGCGGTGCACCTGGGCTGGGTGCCGGCCAACGGCTGGATCCCGCCGGGCACCGACTTCCCGGGTTTCCTGCAGCGCATCATCCTGCCGGTCATCGCGCTGACGCTGGTGCAGGCGGCGATCCTCACCCGCTACGTGCGTTCCGCGGTGCTGGACGTGCTGGACCGGGAGTACATACGGACGGCGCGGAGCACGGGGGCGTCGGTAAGGGAGGCCCTGTGGAGACACGGTCTGCGCAACGCGTCCCTGCCGGTGCTCACGGTGGCGGGTCTGCAGCTGACGAGTCTCATCGTCGGGGCCGTGGTCATCGAGCGTGTGTTCCTCATCCCGGGGCTCGGGTCGATGCTGCTCGACTCCGTCGCGCGGCGTGACCTGACGGCGGTGCAGACGATCGTCATGCTGCTGGTCGTGTTCACGCTCACGGTCAACCTCGTCGTCGACGTCACCTACCGGCTCATCGACCCCCGCCTCAGGAGGAGCGCATGA